The genomic DNA AATGTGCTCTTAGCACGTTCAAGTTGATATTCAAGCAGTTAAGCTTACATATTATCAAATATCCAATTGCTTCTAACAGAAAACTCGGTTCTTCTAGCTAAATATCTAGAATGTTAAACTCCTACCTATGCCTAATAAACAAGCCTTCAAATGCGCTCGTTAACGCCCTGTTGCCAAACTCACTAAGGTGATTATCGTCAAAGTACAAAGGGCGAGAAGACAGTTGAGCGTCACAGTATTCCTCTCCACATAAATAATCCTTGGTGTAAAGGACATCAACGCCGCATTGCTCATGCAATGCGTTTATTGAGTCAATAACCACTCTATTTCTATTTTGATAATCTTCTAAGCTAACAGATGGCATAACGCTGCCAAACGCTAGCGACTTAGCAACAGCCTTAGGAACATTACCGTCAAATTCAGGAGTAGGAGTGACAAAAATGACCCTCCTCTCATTTACTAATCCGCACCAAGTACTATGTAATCCGTTGGCCAATAGTTTCTCTTTAGCTAAAAACTGTTGTTTAGTAAGATTTAGCTTTCGCTCCCCGGCTTCGCCATATAGATAATAAGACCAGCGATTAATCACCATAATAGGAACCTTGGGATAATCGCGCTGAATACGTGAAAGCTCTCTATTAACAAAATCTAAACAAGCTTGGCTGTTTTTACGCCCCAAATCTCCCTGAGAAATGCTAGGACATCCGGCTTTAGCCACAAAAACTAAATGACTAGTATCAGGTAGCGACTGAGCAACAGCAGTAACCATAGCACTGGCGTGACTGTCACCAAACACAATTAAAGCCAACTCTCCTTCAGGGTCTCCGTATATGCAGTGTGGTGAAGCAGCAAGGTTATCAACTAAACATTCAGCCTTCCTAGGCTCTCTATTTAAAGCCTCACTATCAGCCAAGACAACAGCTTTAGAAAAATGAGAATAGGCAGGAAAACCATTTTTAATAAAAGCTAAAGCAGCAAAACCAACACCAAGCGCGCAAACTAGAGCTAAACCAGCTATGTTAATAAACCGAAAGCGTAATGTTCTAAAGTTATTTTCAACAAAATTATATGATACCCAACCTAAAACAATTGAAGCGAAAATACCATTCAATGTTTGCTGAATACTTAACTCACCATAATAGCGAAACATTAGTACATAAATAGGCCAATGCCACAAATAAATTGAATATGAAGACAAACCTAAGATAGAAAGCACTTTATTACTGGCCGGTGTAAAATTATAATTAGCCAATAAGATGACAAATGTAGCGAATGCAGGAATAATTGTAATATTGCTGGGCCATTGAGCGGCTTCACTGACTAGTAATACACTTAAGATCAAGCCAAAAAAACCAACAAAAAACAGTGCCTTTCGAGTTTTAACCGAAAGCTCGGGTTTATATAAAAAAGCGAGGCCCCCTAGGCACATTTCCCATGCTCGTGTGAACAATGAGTAATAGAACCAAGTTTGATAATCGCCCAAAAGCATAAGAAGAAGAGACGTAACCAAAAGAACAAAAACCACGGTGGTTAACATGCTCTTACCAAACAATTTGTTAGCGCTCCACAGCACC from Agarivorans gilvus includes the following:
- a CDS encoding acyltransferase family protein, yielding MAVIKAENFRSDINFLRAFSVLAVVFFHFGIDSVQGGFIGVDVFFLVSGFLMTKIIVSRLKSNNFNYIEFIFFRARRIIPALFVMIVAVFIFSFFLSFPTEIRQLGKHAVGALSFTSNEIFSSESGYFDPHSKNKVLLHTWSLSVEWQFYLIYPLVLWSANKLFGKSMLTTVVFVLLVTSLLLMLLGDYQTWFYYSLFTRAWEMCLGGLAFLYKPELSVKTRKALFFVGFFGLILSVLLVSEAAQWPSNITIIPAFATFVILLANYNFTPASNKVLSILGLSSYSIYLWHWPIYVLMFRYYGELSIQQTLNGIFASIVLGWVSYNFVENNFRTLRFRFINIAGLALVCALGVGFAALAFIKNGFPAYSHFSKAVVLADSEALNREPRKAECLVDNLAASPHCIYGDPEGELALIVFGDSHASAMVTAVAQSLPDTSHLVFVAKAGCPSISQGDLGRKNSQACLDFVNRELSRIQRDYPKVPIMVINRWSYYLYGEAGERKLNLTKQQFLAKEKLLANGLHSTWCGLVNERRVIFVTPTPEFDGNVPKAVAKSLAFGSVMPSVSLEDYQNRNRVVIDSINALHEQCGVDVLYTKDYLCGEEYCDAQLSSRPLYFDDNHLSEFGNRALTSAFEGLFIRHR